One window from the genome of Yarrowia lipolytica chromosome 1B, complete sequence encodes:
- a CDS encoding uncharacterized protein (Compare to YALI0B08536g, similar to uniprot|Q04677 Candida tropicalis Acetyl- CoA acetyltransferase IB (EC 2.3.1.9) Peroxisomal acetoacetyl- CoA thiolase Thiolase IB, similar to Saccharomyces cerevisiae ERG10 (YPL028W); ancestral locus Anc_8.479) yields the protein MEPVYIVSTARTPIGSFLSSLSGQTYVDLGAHAVKAALAKTDIKPDQVDEIIFGNVLSAGVGQAPARQVALKAGLPDTIVATTVNKVCASGMKAIIQGAQAIMTGSADIVIAGGAESMSNVPHYVQARVANKYGNGSLVDGIQRDGLFDAYDGQAMGVAAEVCADTHSISREEQDEFAIGSYKKTQAAYAAGKFKDEIAPIELPGFRGKPGVVVSEDEEYKNLNEDKLKSARTVFKKDGTVTAPNASPINDGGAAVILASAAKVKELGLKPLLKIVSWGEAANEPVKFTTAPALAVPVALKRAGLEAKDIDFYEFNEAFSVVGIANTKLLGLDSSKVNVYGGAVAIGHPLGCSGARVIVTLNSVLHQEGGKYGCAAICNGGGGASSIIVEKC from the exons atGGAGCCCGTCTACATTGTTTCTACTGCTCGAACCCCCATTGGTTCTTTTCTGAGCTCGCTGAGCGGCCAGACCTACGTGGATCTGGGAGCCCATGCCGTGAAGG ccGCACTCGCCAAGACCGACATCAAGCCCGACCAGGTCGACGAGATCATCTTCGGTAACGTTCTCTCCGCCGGCGTCGGACAGGCCCCTGCTCGACAGGTTGCCCTCAAGGCTGGTCTCCCTGACACCATTGTCGCTACCACCGTCAACAAGGTCTGTGCCTCCGGTATGAAGGCCATCATCCAGGGTGCCCAGGCCATCATGACCGGATCTGCCGACATTGTCATTGCTGGCGGTGCCGAGTCCATGTCCAACGTGCCCCACTACGTGCAGGCCCGTGTCGCTAACAAGTACGGCAACGGCTCTCTGGTCGACGGTATCCAGCGAGACGGTCTGTTTGACGCCTACGATGGCCAGGCCATGGGTGTGGCCGCTGAGGTCTGTGCTGACACCCACTCCATCTCCCGAGAGGAGCAGGACGAGTTTGCCATTGGCTCTTACAAGAAGACCCAGGCTGCCTATGCCGCCGGCAAGTTTaaggacgagattgccCCCATTGAGCTGCCCGGCTTCCGAGGCAAGCCTGGTGTCGTTGTctccgaggacgaggagtacaagaacctcaacgaggacaagctcaagtcTGCCCGAACTGTTTTTAAGAAGGACGGTACCGTGACTGCCCCCAACGCCTCCCCTATCAACGACGGTGGAGCTGCCGTCATTCTGGCCTCTGCtgccaaggtcaaggagcttgGTCTTAAGCCCCTGCTCAAGATTGTCTCTTGGGGCGAGGCTGCCAACGAGCCCGTCAAGTTCACCACTGCTCCCGCTCTGGCCGTCCCCGTTGCCCTCAAGCGAGCTGGTctcgaggccaaggacatTGACTTTTACGAGTTCAACGAGGCCTTCTCTGTTGTTGGTATCGCCAACACCAAGCTGCTTGGTCTGGACTCCAGCAAGGTCAACGTCTACGGAGGTGCTGTTGCCATTGGTCACCCTCTGGGCTGCTCTGGTGCCCGAGTCATTGTCACTCTCAACTCTGTTCTGCACCAGGAAGGCGGCAAGTACGGATGTGCTGCCATCTGCaacggtggtggtggcgcTTCCTCTATCATTGTTGAGAAGTGTTAG
- a CDS encoding uncharacterized protein (Compare to YALI0B08690g, no similarity): protein MTSILGKIQNQLEYRKVTSKYIKRRPSAVKLHNDEYNHSATSLDDDYGYHDRTTTPKSPSKSPSSPKRSPLKPPSTSYFLEYEPGFDRAREGNGRTASKASKASKPAMKRADTYSSSHYDNSRSSSVYSINNSAPAYDPPKTRSHSTGSFNFTPSTRHRSGTNASRNSNNPWADSLPEEKPETSHSEHMSQQELFDPNYLDFLATKKAPPPPPVSHHHSYGDNPLADDTDNLTTYHSREEDRGRYNTEGVTDRYDAFDEDGYGQFSRVKTRQSQGNLKKLGRRLSLFRN, encoded by the coding sequence ATGACCTCAATCCTGGGcaagatccagaaccagctGGAGTACCGAAAGGTCACCTCCAAGTACATCAAGCGACGCCCCTCCGCCGTCAAGCTCCATAACGACGAATACAACCACTCGGCCACCTCTCTGGATGACGACTATGGCTACCACGACCGAACCACTACACCCAAGTCCCCCTCCAAGTCCCCCTCCAGTCCCAAGAGATCACCTCTTAAGCCGCCTTCCACCTCGTACTTTCTGGAATACGAGCCAGGCTTTGATCGAGCACGGGAAGGCAACGGACGAACCGCTTCCAAGGCTTCCAAGGCTTCCAAGCCGGCCATGAAGAGAGCAGATACCTACAGCTCGTCTCACTACGACAACTCCAGAAGTTCCTCCGTCTACTCCATCAATAATAGCGCTCCCGCTTACGACCCCCCCAAAACCAGATCCCATAGCACCGGCTCCTTCAACTTCACGCCTTCCACCCGCCACAGATCGGGCACCAACGCGTCCAGAAACTCCAATAACCCCTGGGCCGACTCGCTACCTGAAGAAAAGCCCGAAACCAGCCACTCGGAACACATGAGCCAACAGGAGCTCTTCGACCCCAACTACCTGGACTTTTTGgccaccaagaaggctcctcctccccccccAGTGTCCCATCACCACAGCTACGGTGACAATCCTTTGGCcgacgacacagacaaccTGACCACATACCACTcgcgagaagaagaccggGGAAGATATAACACGGAGGGCGTCACGGACCGATACGACGCCTTTGACGAGGACGGATACGGCCAGTTCTCGAGAGTCAAGACCAGACAGAGCCAGGGTAACTTGAAGAAGTTAGGACGACGACTGTCGCTGTTCCGCAACTAA
- a CDS encoding uncharacterized protein (Compare to YALI0B08624g, weakly similar to CAGL0B04279g Candida glabrata, similar to Saccharomyces cerevisiae YBR030W; ancestral locus Anc_3.231) codes for MSDEASKSLLKFFDDNECWIHPEVEIRTSKLGGTGVFAKKDLDAGDIVLKVPKSACLSPRTCGIANLLDEHDLDNIAGLLVAFLYERSLGDQSPWHEFFESLKPVIADVPEIPKFWSNDEDRALLSGTEVEEIGGLETGEDEEVYQELIVPFFEDNGKLINLECPSFDEFKKLVVVIASRAFEVDQFRELCLVPGACLFNHSDDPDLHFQTDFGVCPVCGDVYCDHDVEEQEHEHSGSCCSGGDHHHGHDDEEDDWSDESVDGDDDEEREEEMEEVESGDEDEEMEDGETEEDEEEGDEHDEDEEEEDSEICDMQLQNDIKAGKEIFNTYGDLPNSMLLARYGFAIWNNSQEVISLWKEAMAYAKKAGRMDRLKMLRKRDPELSEKVFVAYSDGDVNKIEWGPCVNAMLTLLLMTDQEYKKKVCSRRLDKDINKAKKLLLNARLKRYEDGGMTSEEYKKVLPKVEGTKKAAIVIRGTEKKVIETALKTLK; via the coding sequence ATGAGCGACGAGGCTTCGAAATCGCTGCTGAAATTCTTTGACGACAACGAGTGCTGGATCCACCCCGAGGTCGAGATTCGCACCTCCAAGCTTGGAGGCACAGGAGTgtttgccaagaaggatcTCGACGCCGGCGACATTGTTCTCAAGGTGCCCAAGAGCGCCTGCCTGTCTCCTCGAACCTGTGGCATTGCCAATCTTTTGGACGAGCACGATCTGGATAATATTGCCGGTCTTCTTGTGGCTTTCCTCTACGAGCGGTCTCTAGGTGACCAGAGTCCATGGCACGAGTTCTTTGAGTCTCTCAAGCCCGTGATTGCCGATGTGCCTGAGATCCCCAAGTTCTGGTCCAACGACGAGGACCGGGCTCTTCTGAGCGGCACggaggttgaggagattGGCGGCCTGGAGACCGgggaagacgaggaggtgtACCAGGAGTTGATTGTGCCTTTCTTTGAAGACAATGGTAAGCTCATCAACTTGGAGTGCCCCTCGTTTGACgagttcaagaagctcgTGGTGGTTATTGCATCGCGGGCCTTTGAGGTTGACCAGTTCCGCGAGCTGTGTCTGGTGCCTGGCGCCTGTCTCTTCAACCACTCGGACGACCCCGATCTGCATTTCCAGACCGACTTTGGCGTCTGTCCTGTTTGTGGAGATGTCTACTGCGACCACGACGTTGAAGAGCAAGAGCATGAGCACAGCGGAAGCTGCTGTTCCGGCGGAGACCACCATCATGGGcatgacgacgaggaagacgaTTGGTCTGACGAGTCGgtagatggagatgacgacgaggagagagaagaggagatggaagagGTTGAaagtggtgatgaagacgaggagatggaggacgGCGAaaccgaggaggatgaggaggaaggagacgagcatgatgaagatgaggaggaggaagactcTGAAATCTGTGACATGCAGCTGCAGAATGATATCAAGGCCGGAAAGGAAATCTTCAACACGTATGGAGACCTGCCAAACTCCATGTTGCTGGCCCGGTACGGTTTTGCCATCTGGAACAACTCGCAGGAAGTCATTTCTCTGTGGAAAGAAGCCATGGCctacgccaagaaggctggaCGAATGGACCGGCTCAAGATGCTGCGGAAACGGGACCCCGAGCTGTCGGAAaaggtgtttgtggcctACTCGGACGGCGATGTGAACAAAATTGAGTGGGGACCTTGTGTCAACGCCATGCTcactctgctgctcatgACCGACCaggagtacaagaagaaggtgtgTTCTCGACGTCTGGACAAGGATatcaacaaggccaagaagctgttgTTAAATGCTCGACTCAAAAGGTACGAGGATGGAGGTATGACTTCGGAGGAGTACAAAAAGGTGCTGCCCAAGGTAGAGGGaaccaagaaggctgccaTTGTCATTCGAGGTactgagaagaaggtcatTGAGACCGCTCTCAAGACGCTGAAGTAG
- a CDS encoding uncharacterized protein (Compare to YALI0B08734g, similar to Saccharomyces cerevisiae REH1 (YLR387C); ancestral locus Anc_4.243, similar to CAGL0I09350g Candida glabrata and uniprot|P38344 Saccharomyces cerevisiae YBR267W 45.8 kDa protein in SHM1-MRPL37 intergenic region), whose product MSTTYTCNTCVQQFPNSETQREHMKTDWHRYNLKRKVAGLLPIAANVFASKVLQQSEAVPERRQKQITKKEMKYQERMARRVVRPSSPTESQASEFSLGYGSGVDTPTEGDAIHETATNGDESSDVSSSLSEDLNTKLKHLNLDEETLQSVKHLDTDTINKLALRRAIPNTDCVVCGVHNDSVEANVEHMTKKYSLYIPEQKYLTDLAGLMSYLGQKVGLGFECLSCSFVGRSLESVRQHMLMKGHVRIPYESEDEKLELGDFYDFTSSYDKKLPVSDAVANDDEDWEDDDEEINSDDEYDDGMLYTDETGTQLALPSGARIGHRSMARYYKQSLKPEPRDGQATVNAVDIRRPDVRDPAAFREQKKIWKEEKRVANRKDAWELRRNNFQKHYRDDAYEFELEHRIHTEYVRVFHGVGCSRLQRFAQFARDWHRRLDDLIAL is encoded by the exons ATGTCAACAACATACACATGCAACACGTGTGTTCAGCAGTTTCCCAACTCGGAAACGCAGCGTGAACACATGAAGACGGACTGGCACAGATACAATCTCAAGCGAAAGGTGGCCGGTCTGCTGCCCATCGCTGCCAACGTGTTTGCGTCCAAGGTGCTCCAGCAGTCCGAGGCTGTTCCCGAGCGACGACAGAAGCAGATCacaaagaaggagatgaagTACCAGGAGCGGATGGCCCGACGAGTCGTGCGACCCTCATCCCCCACCGAGTCCCAGGCGTCTGAGTTTTCTCTGGGCTACGGCTCGGGCGTTGATACTCCCACTGAGGGCGATGCCATCCACGAGACTGCCACAAACGGAGACGAGTCTTCGGATGTGTCTTCTTCCCTATCTGAAGACCTCAACACAAAGCTCAAGCACCTTAATCTCGATGAAGAGACCCTGCAGAGCGTCAAGCATCTCGACACAGATaccatcaacaagctggCACTGCGACGAGCCATCCCCAACACGGACTGTGTGGTGTGCGGCGTGCATAACGACTCCGTGGAAGCCAACGTTGAGCACATGACCAAAAAGTACTCTCTGTACATTCCCGAGCAGAAGTATCTTACCGATCTCGCCGGGCTCATGTCCTACCTGGGCCAGAAGGTCGGTCTCGGCTTTGAGTGTCTGTCGTGCTCTTTTGTGGGCCGATCGCTCGAGTCTGTGAGACAGCACATGCTCATGAAGGGCCACGTGCGAATTCCCTATGAGtctgaggacgagaagctcgagCTGGGAGATTTTTACGACTTCACCTCGTCCTATGATAAGAAGTTGCCTGTTTCTGATGCCGTGGCCaacgacgatgaggacTGGGAggatgacgatgaggagatcaactccgacgacgagtacgacgacGGAATGCTCTATACCGACGAGACCGGCACCCAGCTGGCTCTGCCCTCCGGTGCACGAATCGGACACAGATCCATGGCCCGGTACTACAAACAGTCTCTCAAGCCCGAGCCTCGAGACGGCCAAGCCACTGTCAATGCTGTGGACATTCGACGGCCCGATGTCAGAGACCCTGCTGCTTTCAgagagcagaagaagatttggaaggaggagaagcggGTTGCCAACAGGAAGGATGCATGGGAGTTGCGACGAAACAACTTCCAGAAGCATTACCGAGACGA TGCTTACGAGTTCGAGCTGGAGCATAGGATACATAcagagtatgtacgagtCTTTCATGGTGTTGGTTGCAGCCGTTTGCAACGGTTCGCACAGTTTGCGAGGGATTGGCATAGACGTCTTGATGACCTTATAGCATTGTAA
- a CDS encoding uncharacterized protein (Compare to YALI0B08492g, no similarity), which produces MGRGIERKDFAIDWILEHYCERYLIRPDEKSLRGLRPLVEQHLRSIGGYHKAGINVLRFCLITRNLLSADRSTRFQGYINDIDAILKGMALQLEYWLDAAPHLAVSDPDKIMATVRAESRSIMVLVARECFFVTVDRDAFSTDDLEQLKAQYKEHRQWYDEDDTKHFGMYLDLLSESSNESAHQLVRTANVISHSLQEAAQNDRPVWRRLSEFTDYLTGHIRAIRCSFTVYRQHAAEGMKPGMSALAIASRLSVLKEERRRERKLEKLEKMKEKKSNGNGNGKKKL; this is translated from the coding sequence ATGGGAAGAGGAATCGAACGCAAAGATTTCGCTATCGACTGGATTCTGGAACACTACTGCGAGCGGTACTTGATTCGTCCCGATGAAAAGTCGCTGCGGGGCCTCAGACCACTGGTGGAACAACACCTAAGATCGATAGGGGGGTACCACAAGGCCGGGATCAATGTGCTTCGATTCTGTCTTATCACGCGCAATTTGTTAAGTGCGGACCGCAGTACGAGGTTTCAAGGCTACATTAACGACATTGATGCAATTCTCAAGGGTATGGCGCTACAGCTGGAGTATTGGTTGGACGCAGCTCCTCACCTGGCAGTCTCTGATCCAGACAAGATCATGGCCACTGTAAGAGCCGAGAGCCGCTCAATCATGGTTTTGGTAGCACGAGAGTGTTTCTTTGTGACCGTGGATCGAGACGCCTTTTCAACGGACGATTTGGAGCAACTGAAGGCTCAGTACAAGGAACACCGGCAGTGGTATGATGAAGACGATACAAAACATTTCGGAATGTACCTGGATCTGCTTTCCGAGAGCAGCAACGAGAGTGCCCATCAGCTGGTCAGAACCGCCAACGTCATCTCCCACAGTCTCCAGGAAGCAGCTCAGAATGATCGACCTGtatggagaagattgtcTGAGTTCACAGACTATCTCACGGGCCATATTAGAGCGATACGATGCTCGTTCACTGTTTATAGGCAACATGCAGCCGAAGGAATGAAACCTGGAATGTCTGCGCTCGCGATAGCAAGTAGACTGTCTGTTCTAAAggaggagaggaggagagagaggaagctggagaagttggagaagatgaaggagaagaagagcaatGGTAACGGTAACGGTAAGAAAAAGCTCTAG
- a CDS encoding uncharacterized protein (Compare to YALI0B08712g, similar to uniprot|Q7S227 Neurospora crassa NCU09887.1 related to glucose-6-phosphate/phosphate translocator), which yields MTETLRTQCTWLGLYFFFNLALTLFNKAVLGSFPFPYTLTGIHTLCGTLGCALLHWRGVFKLTRLSDQENTTLILFSILYTINIAISNVSLQMVTVPFHQVVRATTPFFAMLINVVFLRHSYTVLTYLSLVLVCAGVGFATAGDYYFTAMGFILTILGAVLAAVKTVVTNRIQTGRFRLSPLELLYRMSPLAFVQTLVYAYLAGELDVLGLRLSSPEDVVGATASATSGPLSFLGGIDYTEIEFEYSQKLMLHLLLNGIIAFGLNIVSFTTNKKTGALTMTVAANVKQILTIVLAIFFFNLTVTPLNMMGILVTLLGGAWYAKLELDRKSDNSGAESALPVKEANRSQA from the coding sequence ATGACAGAAACACTGCGAACACAATGCACCTGGCTGGGGCTCTACTTTTTCTTCAACCTGGCCCTCACGCTCTTCAACAAGGCGGTCCTCGGATCCTTCCCCTTCCCGTACACCCTCACCGGCATCCACACCCTGTGTGGCACTCTGGGTTGCGCGCTCTTACACTGGAGAGGCGTCTTTAAACTGACCCGGCTATCCGATCAGGAGAACACCACCCtcattctcttctccatcctctacaccatcaacattgCCATCTCCAACGTGTCGCTGCAGATGGTCACCGTGCCCTTCCACCAGGTGGTCCGGGCAACCACCCCCTTCTTCGCCATGCTCATCAACGTGGTCTTCCTGCGACACTCGTACACGGTACTCACCTACCTGTCTCTGGTTCTCGTGTGTGCCGGCGTCGGATTCGCCACTGCAGGAGATTACTACTTCACCGCCATGGGCTTCATTCTCACCATTCTGGGCGCCGTTCTCGCGGCCGTCAAGACCGTGGTCACTAACCGTATCCAGACCGGCCGGTTCAGACTCTCCCctctcgagctgctctACCGTATGTCACCTCTTGCATTTGTCCAGACCCTCGTCTACGCCTACCTGGCCGGCGAGCTGGACGTGCTGGGTCTTCGGCTCTCGAGCCCCGAGGACGTGGTTGGTGCCACTGCCTCTGCCACCTCGGGCCCGCTGTCGTTCCTCGGAGGCATCGACTACACGGAGATTGAGTTTGAGTACAGCCAGAAGCTGATGCTgcatctgctgctcaacggCATCATTGCGTTTGGCCTGAACATTGTCtccttcaccaccaacaagaagacgGGCGCGCTGACCATGACCGTGGCCGCCAACGTGAAGCAGATCCTCACCATTGTGCTGGCCATCTTTTTCTTCAACCTCACCGTCACCCCGCTCAACATGATGGGCATTCTTGTGACGCTGCTGGGAGGAGCCTGGTACGCCAAGCTGGAGCTCGACCGAAAGAGCGACAACTCTGGCGCCGAATCTGCGCTCcccgtcaaggaggccaacaGATCGCAGGCGTAA
- a CDS encoding uncharacterized protein (Compare to YALI0B08558g, similar to Saccharomyces cerevisiae VHS1 (YDR247W) and SKS1 (YPL026C); ancestral locus Anc_8.477, weakly similar to uniprot|Q03785 Saccharomyces cerevisiae YDR247w VHS1 and weakly similar to uniprot|Q12505 Saccharomyces cerevisiae YPL026C Serine/threonine-protein kinase SKS1 (Suppressor kinase of SNF3)), with protein sequence METTGRKSACNRYLDPNRHRPSLSMHKLNARLGNLRLEEVIGTGAYGTVYRATDIYSSKRYAVKVVGKRSQLNDCRGQVINAHKLSLQQVSLAALNHNASHIYREIALHNHVQVHPYILSLYAVYEASDCLYIVLEHCEDDLFTAIVDRGMFQTYAPSAKIILLQLLEAVLYTHNKGVFHCDLKPENILVAEGGTCIRLADFGLASRSGQQVSQCGSSFYMSPERQTKRHSSLSVQQINAGNAAADIWSLGVIAINLFCGRNPWKRAHVSDEAYRQYLKDPSFLQQILPVSDEFAGILNRIFTADVKSRISLTQLREQIKNCDMFVLGQDTEERPATSAIPTYTKAPIPPTSPVSLLPAPSLKSNLSPLSHTSSVSPLSHTSSIFSTPYTPDVSPTAVSDRGVKRRRSEENEPFHFSLNHTSDVDRFDFGMSDPRARLFA encoded by the coding sequence ATGGAGACGACCGGTCGGAAGAGTGCGTGCAACAGATACCTCGACCCGAATCGACACAGACCCTCTCTCAGCATGCACAAACTCAACGCCCGACTCGGAAACCTCCGGCTGGAAGAGGTGATCGGAACTGGAGCCTATGGCACCGTCTACAGAGCCACTGACATTTACTCGAGCAAACGATACGCAGTCAAGGTGGTTGGCAAGCGCTCGCAACTGAACGACTGCCGCGGCCAGGTCATCAACGCCCACAAGCTGTCTCTCCAACAGGTTTCTCTGGCGGCCCTCAACCACAACGCATCCCACATCTACCGAGAAATCGCCCTCCATAACCATGTCCAGGTCCACCCCTACATTCTGTCGCTGTACGCCGTCTACGAGGCCAGCGACTGTCTCTACATTGTTCTGGAGCACTGCGAGGACGACCTCTTCACCGCTATTGTCGACCGGGGCATGTTCCAGACCTACGCCCCCAGTGCCAAGATCATCCTGCTCCAACTGCTCGAGGCCGTCCTCTACACCCACAACAAGGGCGTCTTCCACTGCGATCTTAAGCCAGAAAATATTCTCGTGGCCGAGGGAGGCACTTGCATTCGGCTGGCAGACTTTGGCCTGGCCTCACGATCCGGACAACAGGTGTCCCAGTGCGGTTCGTCCTTCTACATGTCTCCCGAGCGACAGACCAAGCGCcacagctccttgtccGTGCAGCAGATCAATGCCGGAAACGCTGCCGCCGATATCTGGAGCCTGGGAGTTATTGCCATCAATCTCTTTTGTGGCAGAAACCCCTGGAAACGGGCCCACGTCTCGGACGAGGCCTACCGCCAGTACCTCAAGGACCCGTCGTTCCTGCAGCAGATCCTGCCTGTTAGCGATGAGTTTGCCGGCATTCTCAACCGCATCTTCACCGCCGATGTCAAGTCGAGAATCAGCCTCACCCAGCTCCGAGAACAGATCAAGAACTGCGACATGTTTGTACTTGGACAGGACACTGAGGAGAGGCCTGCAACCTCTGCCATTCCTACATACACCAAGGCGCCTATTCCTCCCACGTCTCCCGTGTCTCTGCtccctgctccttctctcaAATCAAACCTGTCACCTCTCAGTCACACCTCCAGTGTATCGCCTCTCAGCCACACGTCGTCCATCTTCTCGACGCCCTACACTCCCGACGTATCCCCAACGGCCGTGTCGGATCGAGGCGTCAAGCGTCGACGCAGCGAGGAGAACGAGCCGTTCCACTTTTCGCTCAACCATACCAGCGACGTGGACCGGTTCGACTTTGGCATGAGCGACCCCCGAGCCCGACTGTTCGCCTAA
- a CDS encoding uncharacterized protein (Compare to YALI0B08514g, similar to uniprot|Q05636 Saccharomyces cerevisiae YDR280W Exosome complex exonuclease RRP45 (EC 3.1.13.-) (Ribosomal RNA processing protein 45), similar to Saccharomyces cerevisiae RRP45 (YDR280W); ancestral locus Anc_5.289), with the protein MISINDRKFLTEALKVSKRLDGRSMEEQRPMEVTFGSQFGHVELTMGKTKVVVRISAEITKPNERRPFEGIFVVHTDIGSMASPIFENNHQSEQEIMISQVVEKAVRRSGALDLESLCIVAGKKCWEIRADVHYLDFDGGLVDATCAAVMAGLYHFKKPDVDVDGGAVTVCDMEERHPVALSVLHLPVSVTYGLFELKNDETNEVEKVECVLDCTAIERQVQNAEITITINKNRDICQISKPSGVSIEGYRIVELCEKAFQEALKVTEMIDKALKEDEEMRNKGNWKALLSAENDRYEK; encoded by the coding sequence ATGATTTCAATCAACGACAGAAAATTCCTGACGGAGGCGCTCAAGGTCAGCAAGCGACTCGACGGACGCAGCATGGAGGAGCAGCGCCCCATGGAGGTGACATTCGGGTCGCAGTTTGGCCATGTGGAACTCACCATGGGAAAAACCAAGGTGGTGGTTCGTATCTCGGCAGAAATCACAAAGCCGAACGAGCGACGGCCCTTCGAGGGCATCTTTGTCGTGCACACGGATATCGGGTCGATGGCATCCCCGATATTCGAAAACAACCACCAGAGCGAGCAGGAGATCATGATTTCgcaggtggtggagaaggctgTGCGTCGAAGCGGAgctctggatctcgagTCCCTGTGTATTGTGGCAGGCAAGAAGTGCTGGGAGATTCGGGCGGACGTGCACTACCTGGACTTTGATGGCGGACTTGTAGACGCCACTTGTGCCGCTGTTATGGCAGGTCTGTACCATTTCAAGAAGCCCGACGTGGATGTGGATGGCGGAGCTGTGACCGTGTGTGACATGGAGGAACGCCATCCCGTGGCTCTGAGTGTGCTTCATCTACCTGTTTCTGTAACCTACGGCCTGtttgagctcaagaacgacGAGACCAACGAAGTTGAAAAGGTGGAGTGTGTTTTGGACTGCACTGCCATCGAGAGACAGGTTCAGAATGCCGAAATCACAATCACAATCAACAAAAACAGAGACATTTGCCAGATTAGCAAACCCAGTGGAGTGTCGATCGAGGGCTACCGAATAGTCGAGCTGTGTGAAAAGGCATTCCAGGAGGCGCTCAAGGTGACTGAGATGATTGACAAGGCGCtgaaggaggacgaggagatgcgAAACAAGGGAAATTGGAAGGCCTTGTTGAGTGCTGAGAACGACCGATACGAGAAGTAA